The DNA region GCAAAGTTCAGGAGTTGCTTTTCAACTTTATCTTTGTAGTCCGCCTTATCTAAAGTCACTGTAAGTAATGCACTTACATCATCATGTTTGGTCGCTGTAACGTTCATTATTGATTAAAATTTAGGTTGCAAAAATAGGAATTTTTTTTGATTTTTTGGCAAGAAAAATCGGATCAAATAACTGCTTAATTCTTAACCCCAAAAGTGGCCACCGCATCGGTTTCGCCACCGATTGCGGATCCGAAAACTGTTCCCGTTTGCTGCTCACTCACCGAAACCGCATCGTGGATCAGCTTCACTACCAGTTCGGGATTCGCAGAATTCTCCGCTTTCAGCACTTGCCATTTGGTTTGGAGACCGAGTTTGTTTCCGTCGGTCCTGGTAGAATGTTCATCATCAATCCTCGTCAAATCAATTTGGGAACCATGAAATTCAAAGATGAGGAAATGCTCGTCTTTCGCGGCAATGATGCTTTCGGTTTCGTCTTCGTTTCCGTTCAGGAAAACGATTTCGACAGTGTAGGATTTTCCATCGGTCAGTTTAATGACGGGATGGGTGGTCGAATTCATCGTGTAATTATAAGTCTGCACAATTCCCGTCGCGTCGTCTTTGATGTTGAGGATGATGTTGGAAATATCTTCCTGTGAAAGGACGTCCAGATCTTCATCGGCTCTACTGCACGCGAAAAGAAAGATTGCTATGGTTAAGAAAAGGGTGAAATATTTTGAGATTTTCATTTTATTTAAGGGTATTTGAGGTTGTTTGAGGTTTGAGGTTGTTTGAAGTTTCAAGTTCTAAGTTTCAGGTTTCAGATTCCGACTTCCTTCCATCATCCATCTTCCGACTTCGGACTTCCAACTTAAAAGCTATACTTCACATTCACGATAACATTTCTCCCCATTTCGTAGGAGAAAAATCGAAGTCGGTTCAGATAATCCTTGTAATTCACATTGAAGAGGTTGGTCACATTGACTCCCGCAGAAAAATTCTTACTAAGGTTTATCCCCGTCTGAATTCCCCAAAGTGAGTAACCTTTCGGCGGCGTCGATAAATCCAGGGTTTTCTCCACCTGAACTCCGTTTTCGTAGATATTCACGGTTGGATTGTATTTTGGGAAACGGTTCTGAGAAAGGAATGTTCGGTTTTCTATTTTGAAATAAAAGTCATTCCACTCCGCTTTTGAAAATTCCAGACTGTTGGAAAAATTCGGCGGCATCATCAGAATCAGCGGTTGGTTGTGCGTCTGGTCCTGTCCGTACACATACGAAAATCTTCCTTTGTAATTGAAGTTGGAATTGATTTTCAAACTGGCGTCAAAATCAAGCCCATACATTTTTGCATCGACCTGCATATAGCTCCAAACAGGGAAAACGCCGAGAATGGTGTTTTGAATTCCCGTCGGAACTTCGGTGATGAAATTCTTTGTCAAAAACAAATACGGATTCACCGAAATATGCAAACCCTGAAGTACAGGGAGTTTCGCATCGACATTTAAGTTAAACTGGTGTCCATCCTCATTTTTCATTCCCATATTTCCCACCTCGATAATCGCCGCGGAATGATGAAGTCCGTCTGCAAAAAGTTCAGCAATATTCGGTGTTCTGCCCACTTTTGCGTAATTAAATTTCACGTCAAAATTTGAAGAAGGTTTGTATTCGATTCCTGCATTGAACGACAGGTTTCCGAAATTCAGAATCGGATTCGTGAAGACTCTGTTTCCTTCCGTCTTTACATAAAACTGTGAAAAATCCTGCTGATAAAGATTTTCCCAGGTATTCAGATCGTACCATTTTTTTACATTATATTTTGTGAGATCATAACGTAAACCCGCTTCAACATTGAAGTGTGGAGTAACTTTATATTTAAAGACTGAGTAAATCCCTCCTGAATATTTGGAATAATTCGGAACAAGCCGTCTCGCCTGAGTTTCGGGAGTCGAGTAATTGTATTGGTAAAGCAAATCAACCCCGGTTTCCAAATTCCAAAGCGGACGCTCAATTAAGTTATTGAGATTAAACTGATTGGTAAACAGCTCCAAATCTAGCGAAGCCACATCGTAAAGCTCACCGCGACGAACATCATACTCCTTTCTGTGGTTGTACTGAAAACTGTAATCCGCCGAGATTTTTCCCAGATGCTCAAACCTTTTGAATCCCGAAATTTTGGCAATATGATGCTGAACGTCCTGTTTCGGATTCTCAATAGAATACGAGAATTCTCTTTGATAGATAGGGATATCCGTTGTTAGTGCTTTATAAAAATCCTCCAGGTTTCCCATATCGGAACCTCTGTAGATCCCGATTTGCTGATTCGTCACACTGTAATCCATCGAAAGTCCCTGCAGAAAAGAATTATGCTGAAGTGTGAATGCGAACGAATTTGCATTTAACCCAGTGTTCATCAGGTTGTAATCGGGAGTGTTCAGGTCGCCGATTCTTTTGTAGCCACCGTTGGTTTTCACTGCCCAACCATTTTGCCAGGTTTTCACAAGGTTCAAATCGAAGCCAATTCCTTTTCCATTCGAGATTCCCGAAAGGTTTGCCGCACCTTTCAGCGTGTCTTTTCTCGGAAAAATCTGCGGTTCCATCACCACTACTCCACCGATGGCGTCGCTTCCGTATTTCAAAGCGGATGCGCCTTTAATCACGTCGATATGTTCAAAACTGTTGATGTCCACATTCGGCGCGTGTTCCACTCCCCATTCCTGTTCCGCCATTTTCACCCCGTTATTGATGATGGGAACTCTGCTTCCGTAAAGTCCATGAATAACAGGTTTCGCGATATTGTTTCCAGTTTTCAGTGCGCCAACTCCAGAGATATTTGACAACACGTTGCCCAGATTCTCGGTGGCATTTCGGGAAATTGCTTTTTTGTCGAGCGTTTTTACAATCATCGAGGCGTTGCTGTTGTGCGGTCGGTGTATGGTCACTGTTTCAAGGTCCTCGATATGGTGCTCCAGATTCAAGGTGAGATTCAAATCCTTGTCGACGGTGAGTTGCTCGGTAAAATTTTCACATTCTTCGTGAGTGGCGGTCAAGATATAAGTTCCCTGTTTTATATTTTTAAAGATGAAGTTTCCATTGGTATCGGAAGTTGCCGAGTAATTTCCAATTTTTATTAAAGCGTTGTTTAATGGTACTTTGTCGTGGAAATCGATGATTTTCCCTTTGACCTCGAAAGTTTTCTGTGCGTAAGAAAAAGCCAGTCCAAAAAAAACCAGACATATATTAATAATGAATTTCATTAAAATTAAATTTTAGGAGAATAAATACGAAAATGCCAAGGTTTGATGCAAAACCTTTAACAAACATTTTCAAAAAAAACTTTAATTGAGTGCCTGTTTAAATTCTATTCATAAAAGAAATATGATGTCGGAAATTTTCTTTACCCCACCCTAAAGGGAGGAAAATTTCCTTCAAAATAAACCTTAATTTGCTCCTTTTAGGGTCGCGGTAATCAAATTCAGGTTTATTTTGAAATTTAAACACTAAATGAAATCTGCAGGCGGACCACGCAGCTGGAAATAAACAGGTTGAAGTTTTGCAAACCGTTGCTGGTAAGCAAAAACCTGCTCTTTAAATATGGAAAATTCAACGAATGAAAAACTGAATTCCTGCGGGACAAGCGATTTTCCCTCGTGAAAAATGTGGCAGGAAAGACAGTCGGTGAAACTCGAAATACAAGGTGACTGGGTAAAGGTTTTTTCGGTTTTCTGAAAATGGAAATCCTTAAAAACCTCTCCGCTTCCGTGGTTGTGGAGATTTTGTGAAAATAGCGCCACAAAAAGATACACCGCCGAAAACAGCAATGCAATAATTCTTTTAGTGGAATTCTTTCTGAACATCCCGCAAAGCTATGGAATTTTTGGCTAATCTTAACGCCGAAAACATTTAATTAATTGATGAAGATTTCGTAAATTTGTGGTGAAATTTTTACAGATGAAAGAAAGCGAGGTAAAGAAGATTGCCGTGTTCACTTCAGGCGGTGACGCACCGGGAATGAATGCGGCGTTAAGAGCTGTCGTAAGAACTGCAAGTTTCTATAACATAGAATGTTACGGAATCAGGGAGGGGTACAATGGGATGATCAACAACGACTTCATCAAAATGGGAGCTCGATCTGTGAAGAACATCATCACCGAAGGTGGAACGATCCTGAAATCAGCACGATCACTAGAATTCAAAACCAAAGAAGGACGCCAAAAAGCATACGACAATTTAGTTGCACGTGGAATCGACGCACTGGTTTGCATCGGTGGTGACGGAACTTTTACAGGAGCCAAAGTCTTCAGCGAAGAGTTCGGAATCCGCGTAATCGGCGTACCCGGAACAATCGACAACGATATTTTCGGGACCGACAACACCATTGGTTACGACACCGCACTGAACACCGCAATGGACGCGATCGAC from Chryseobacterium suipulveris includes:
- a CDS encoding TonB-dependent receptor; this translates as MKFIINICLVFFGLAFSYAQKTFEVKGKIIDFHDKVPLNNALIKIGNYSATSDTNGNFIFKNIKQGTYILTATHEECENFTEQLTVDKDLNLTLNLEHHIEDLETVTIHRPHNSNASMIVKTLDKKAISRNATENLGNVLSNISGVGALKTGNNIAKPVIHGLYGSRVPIINNGVKMAEQEWGVEHAPNVDINSFEHIDVIKGASALKYGSDAIGGVVVMEPQIFPRKDTLKGAANLSGISNGKGIGFDLNLVKTWQNGWAVKTNGGYKRIGDLNTPDYNLMNTGLNANSFAFTLQHNSFLQGLSMDYSVTNQQIGIYRGSDMGNLEDFYKALTTDIPIYQREFSYSIENPKQDVQHHIAKISGFKRFEHLGKISADYSFQYNHRKEYDVRRGELYDVASLDLELFTNQFNLNNLIERPLWNLETGVDLLYQYNYSTPETQARRLVPNYSKYSGGIYSVFKYKVTPHFNVEAGLRYDLTKYNVKKWYDLNTWENLYQQDFSQFYVKTEGNRVFTNPILNFGNLSFNAGIEYKPSSNFDVKFNYAKVGRTPNIAELFADGLHHSAAIIEVGNMGMKNEDGHQFNLNVDAKLPVLQGLHISVNPYLFLTKNFITEVPTGIQNTILGVFPVWSYMQVDAKMYGLDFDASLKINSNFNYKGRFSYVYGQDQTHNQPLILMMPPNFSNSLEFSKAEWNDFYFKIENRTFLSQNRFPKYNPTVNIYENGVQVEKTLDLSTPPKGYSLWGIQTGINLSKNFSAGVNVTNLFNVNYKDYLNRLRFFSYEMGRNVIVNVKYSF